One window from the genome of Spiractinospora alimapuensis encodes:
- a CDS encoding 5-(carboxyamino)imidazole ribonucleotide synthase: MGRPHASMPRVGMVGGGQLSRMTHQAAVALGVDFAVLARSRDDSAARVCANTRIGVETSLDDVAGFAKECDVVTFDHEHVPDAVLRGLEADGHVLRPGRGALRYAQDKLRLRTSAEELSIPCPRWRVVSDVRHVAEFGEEVGWPVVLKATRGGYDGKGVWVVSDAAEAADVVTEATTRGVSLIVEERVDFLRELSVQVARSPYGQVAVYPVVETVQVDGVCREVIAPAPGLDEERATEAQRMAIDLAHALDVTGMLAVEMFETPAGILVNELAMRPHNSGHWTQDGATTSQFEQHLRAVLDLPLGSPGLVAPYAVMANVLGGSDPDLYTRYFHVMARDPGLRVHTYGKDVRPGRKIGHVNVVGDDPEELRERVRDAAMYLRGERG; encoded by the coding sequence GTGGGGCGGCCCCACGCATCGATGCCACGGGTGGGAATGGTGGGCGGAGGGCAGCTCTCCCGCATGACCCACCAGGCCGCGGTCGCGCTCGGCGTGGACTTCGCCGTGCTCGCCCGGTCCCGGGACGACAGCGCCGCCCGCGTCTGCGCGAACACGCGGATCGGGGTGGAGACGTCCCTCGACGACGTGGCCGGGTTCGCCAAGGAGTGCGACGTGGTCACCTTCGACCACGAACACGTGCCCGACGCCGTACTGCGCGGCCTGGAGGCCGACGGCCACGTGCTCCGGCCCGGCCGCGGCGCCCTTCGTTACGCCCAGGACAAGCTTCGGCTCCGCACCAGCGCGGAGGAGCTCTCGATCCCGTGCCCCCGGTGGCGGGTCGTCAGCGACGTCCGACACGTCGCCGAGTTCGGCGAGGAGGTGGGGTGGCCGGTTGTTTTGAAGGCGACCCGGGGCGGCTACGACGGCAAGGGCGTGTGGGTCGTGTCCGACGCGGCGGAGGCCGCCGACGTCGTCACCGAGGCGACGACCCGAGGCGTGTCGCTCATCGTCGAGGAGCGGGTCGACTTCCTCCGGGAACTGAGTGTGCAGGTCGCCCGGTCTCCCTACGGGCAGGTGGCGGTGTACCCCGTGGTGGAGACCGTCCAAGTGGACGGCGTGTGCCGGGAGGTGATCGCCCCCGCGCCCGGCCTCGACGAGGAACGCGCCACGGAGGCCCAGCGGATGGCGATCGACCTCGCCCACGCCCTGGACGTCACCGGGATGCTCGCCGTGGAGATGTTCGAGACCCCGGCCGGGATTCTCGTCAACGAACTGGCGATGCGCCCACACAACTCCGGGCACTGGACCCAGGACGGCGCGACCACCTCCCAGTTCGAACAGCACCTCCGTGCCGTCCTGGACCTCCCCCTCGGCTCGCCCGGTCTGGTGGCGCCGTACGCGGTGATGGCCAACGTGCTGGGCGGCTCGGACCCCGATCTCTACACCCGCTACTTCCATGTGATGGCCAGGGACCCGGGTCTGCGTGTCCACACCTACGGAAAGGACGTCCGCCCCGGCCGTAAGATCGGCCACGTGAACGTCGTGGGCGACGATCCCGAGGAACTCCGTGAACGCGTCCGTGACGCCGCGATGTACCTGCGGGGCGAGCGCGGGTAG
- a CDS encoding MerR family transcriptional regulator gives MVRWGFGEVSRRYGIAAHVLWHWADVGVLPPDRGQAGRRRYYQRHDAGAPESGEARVSSGGRSRCWGCLRRACGGGHPWPWLRT, from the coding sequence TTGGTTCGATGGGGCTTCGGGGAGGTCTCGCGGCGCTATGGGATCGCTGCCCACGTGCTGTGGCATTGGGCGGACGTGGGTGTCCTCCCTCCCGACCGAGGCCAGGCCGGGCGCCGGCGGTACTACCAGCGGCACGACGCGGGTGCGCCGGAATCGGGGGAGGCTCGGGTGTCTAGCGGCGGCCGAAGCCGATGCTGGGGGTGTCTCCGCCGTGCTTGCGGAGGCGGTCACCCTTGGCCTTGGCTTCGGACTTGA
- the purE gene encoding 5-(carboxyamino)imidazole ribonucleotide mutase, with the protein MGTAFEQVGIVMGSDSDWSVMEDAAEVLEEFQVGYEVDVVSAHRMPHEMIAYGSEAADRGLRVIIAGAGGAAHLPGMLASVTPLPVIGVPVPLKNLDGLDSLLSIAQMPAGVPVATVAIGGARNAGLLAVRTLAAHDESLRERMVTFQQNLKSEAKAKGDRLRKHGGDTPSIGFGRR; encoded by the coding sequence ATGGGGACAGCGTTCGAGCAGGTCGGGATCGTCATGGGCAGCGACTCCGACTGGTCGGTCATGGAGGACGCCGCCGAGGTCCTGGAGGAGTTCCAGGTCGGCTACGAGGTCGACGTCGTCTCCGCCCACCGCATGCCACACGAGATGATCGCCTACGGCTCGGAGGCGGCCGACCGCGGCCTCCGCGTCATCATCGCCGGCGCCGGCGGCGCGGCCCACCTCCCCGGCATGCTCGCCTCCGTCACGCCACTGCCGGTCATCGGAGTGCCGGTGCCGTTGAAGAACCTGGACGGCTTGGACTCGCTGCTGTCCATCGCCCAGATGCCCGCCGGCGTTCCAGTGGCCACGGTCGCCATCGGCGGGGCCCGCAACGCCGGGCTCCTCGCGGTCCGCACCCTCGCCGCCCACGACGAGTCCCTGCGCGAGCGCATGGTGACCTTCCAGCAGAACCTCAAGTCCGAAGCCAAGGCCAAGGGTGACCGCCTCCGCAAGCACGGCGGAGACACCCCCAGCATCGGCTTCGGCCGCCGCTAG
- a CDS encoding response regulator transcription factor: MTCVLLAEDDTSISEPLSRALRREGYAVDVTIDGTTTLEHAQTGDADLIVLDIGLPEMDGLEICRRIRAEGHGTPVLILTARADEVDTVVGLDAGADDYVTKPFRLAELLARVRALLRRGGTDVPVVHGLRIDNDSRRAWLGDEELHLTTKEFDLLRILVRDAGKVVTREQIMREVWDTNWWGSTKTLDMHISWLRRKLGDDANDPAYITTVRGVGFRFERD, encoded by the coding sequence ATGACCTGCGTTTTGTTGGCCGAAGACGACACCTCGATCTCCGAGCCGCTCTCGCGTGCCCTGCGTCGAGAAGGGTACGCGGTCGACGTAACCATTGACGGAACCACGACGCTCGAGCATGCGCAGACAGGCGATGCTGATCTCATTGTTCTGGATATTGGGCTACCCGAAATGGATGGGTTAGAGATCTGCCGGCGCATTCGCGCGGAGGGGCACGGCACACCGGTGCTGATCCTCACCGCGCGCGCCGACGAGGTCGACACCGTCGTCGGGCTCGATGCCGGAGCCGACGACTACGTCACCAAACCGTTCCGCCTCGCCGAACTCCTGGCTCGCGTGCGCGCCCTGCTCCGGCGCGGCGGCACCGACGTCCCGGTCGTGCACGGGCTGCGGATCGACAACGACTCACGGCGCGCCTGGCTCGGCGACGAGGAACTCCACCTCACGACCAAGGAGTTCGACCTGCTGCGGATCCTGGTCCGTGACGCGGGGAAGGTCGTCACGCGCGAGCAGATCATGCGGGAGGTCTGGGACACCAACTGGTGGGGGTCCACAAAGACCCTGGACATGCACATCTCGTGGCTGCGCCGCAAGCTCGGCGACGACGCGAACGACCCCGCCTACATCACCACCGTGCGCGGCGTCGGGTTCCGGTTCGAACGCGACTGA